A DNA window from Methanobacterium sp. contains the following coding sequences:
- a CDS encoding metallophosphoesterase, producing MLIGVISDTHIPERASKIPEKVFDIFKDVDMILHAGDLVSYDVMEELEKIAPTKCSQGNMDRACGIKLPKSVVFEVEGIKIGLNHGQVYPRGDTQQLKYIAMELGVEILITGHTHWSFITELEDVLLLNPGSPTVPRLSDPSVMLLKIENKKVDVEIIKIGKPVCKALNFHKPE from the coding sequence ATGTTAATTGGCGTTATATCCGATACTCACATTCCAGAGAGAGCTTCAAAGATACCTGAAAAAGTGTTTGATATATTTAAAGATGTGGATATGATCCTGCATGCAGGAGATCTGGTATCTTACGATGTAATGGAAGAACTTGAAAAAATAGCTCCAACTAAATGTTCTCAAGGGAATATGGACCGAGCTTGCGGTATTAAACTTCCAAAAAGTGTTGTTTTTGAGGTTGAAGGCATAAAAATTGGGCTCAACCATGGTCAAGTCTATCCAAGAGGAGATACCCAACAGTTAAAATATATTGCAATGGAACTTGGAGTTGAAATTCTTATTACAGGCCATACTCACTGGTCATTTATAACTGAATTAGAAGATGTGCTTCTTTTAAATCCCGGCAGTCCTACTGTTCCAAGGTTATCAGATCCATCAGTTATGCTTCTAAAAATTGAAAATAAAAAAGTTGATGTAGAAATAATTAAAATTGGAAAACCGGTATGCAAGGCCCTTAATTTCCACAAACCAGAATAA
- the topA gene encoding DNA topoisomerase I: MHEVIICEKPKSSEKIANALSRNTIKNSYKKVPYYEFEENGKKTTVLSAVGHLYSLSPTNSRQDKIFDIDWVPLYDKDKQKKYVKNYVDAIKKLAKGADKFVHACDYDIEGTVIGYNALKYACGEDSIDKATRMKFSTLTKEDIVKAYENPIPIDFHQVDSGIARHVLDFLFGVNISKYLTDSVREATSRYVQLSAGRVQTPTLSILVDREKEIKNFKPIPYWLIKAALEDDIIADHKAGKIFERKEADGILADCGNADAVVTDVTLRENKRTPPVPFDLGSLQSEAYGVFGFSPKRTQQIAQNLYTEGYTSYPRTSSQKLPKSIGYDKILKQLSKNAEFKKHVDALKKPLKPNEGKKTDEAHPAIHPTGTLPTGLDTNEQKLYELIVYRFISVFGEDALQESMKTKLNINSQEFSFSRKRMAKMGWLEHYPFRKIEDEKFPDIKKGDTLKVNEILCEEKETKPPARYNQASLIRELEKRGLGTKSTRANIISILYDRKYIEGQKIQVNELGEHLIDTLKEYSEDITSEELTRKFETELEDIMADKITKDSVIDEAKVELSSILDDIDENKSKIGEKLYEAYQESRIVGQCKCGGNLVMKYSYRTKGTFVGCSAYPKCKVTYPIPRGTNVLKTKCEKCGLPMISFGKPRQRACLDPKCGRNGKESTNEVVGVCPQCGEHLIKRMGRYGEFIGCSGFPKCRFTKSVEEQEAK, translated from the coding sequence ATGCATGAAGTCATAATTTGTGAAAAGCCAAAATCATCTGAGAAAATAGCTAATGCGCTTTCTAGAAATACAATTAAAAATAGCTATAAAAAGGTTCCGTACTATGAATTTGAAGAAAATGGGAAAAAAACAACCGTATTATCTGCGGTAGGACATTTATACTCCCTTTCACCTACAAATTCAAGACAGGACAAAATTTTTGATATAGATTGGGTTCCACTTTATGATAAAGATAAACAGAAAAAATATGTTAAAAATTATGTGGATGCCATAAAAAAGCTTGCAAAAGGCGCTGATAAATTTGTTCATGCTTGCGATTACGATATAGAAGGAACTGTAATCGGATATAATGCATTGAAGTATGCATGTGGTGAAGACAGTATAGATAAAGCTACAAGGATGAAATTTTCTACCCTTACCAAAGAAGACATAGTTAAAGCTTATGAAAACCCAATACCTATCGATTTTCATCAGGTTGATAGTGGTATTGCAAGGCACGTACTTGATTTTTTATTTGGGGTTAATATATCCAAATATCTCACTGATTCTGTAAGGGAAGCTACATCCAGGTATGTTCAGCTTTCTGCAGGTAGAGTCCAAACTCCAACACTTTCTATACTGGTTGACCGTGAAAAAGAGATTAAAAACTTCAAACCAATTCCTTACTGGCTTATAAAAGCTGCTCTTGAAGATGATATAATTGCTGATCATAAAGCAGGGAAAATATTTGAAAGGAAAGAAGCAGACGGCATCTTAGCTGACTGTGGGAATGCAGATGCAGTTGTAACAGATGTTACTTTAAGGGAAAACAAAAGAACACCTCCAGTTCCTTTCGATCTGGGAAGTCTCCAGTCAGAGGCGTATGGAGTATTTGGATTCAGCCCTAAAAGGACCCAGCAAATTGCTCAAAACCTTTATACAGAAGGTTATACTTCTTATCCTCGTACTTCTTCACAGAAACTCCCAAAAAGTATAGGATACGACAAGATACTTAAACAATTGAGTAAAAATGCAGAGTTCAAAAAGCATGTAGATGCACTCAAAAAACCTTTAAAACCAAATGAAGGTAAAAAAACAGATGAAGCACACCCTGCTATTCACCCAACAGGTACGTTACCTACTGGGCTGGATACAAATGAACAGAAGCTGTATGAACTTATAGTTTACAGGTTCATATCTGTATTTGGAGAAGATGCACTTCAAGAATCCATGAAAACGAAATTAAATATTAATTCGCAGGAATTTTCATTCAGCAGGAAAAGAATGGCAAAAATGGGATGGCTTGAACATTATCCATTTAGAAAAATTGAAGATGAAAAATTCCCTGACATTAAGAAAGGGGATACATTAAAGGTTAATGAAATTTTATGCGAAGAAAAGGAAACAAAACCACCTGCAAGATACAATCAAGCTTCTTTAATACGTGAACTCGAGAAAAGAGGTCTAGGTACTAAATCAACCAGAGCAAATATAATATCTATTCTCTACGATAGAAAATACATTGAAGGTCAGAAGATACAGGTTAATGAACTTGGTGAACACCTTATAGATACATTAAAAGAGTATTCTGAAGATATAACAAGTGAGGAGCTTACAAGAAAGTTCGAAACAGAACTTGAAGATATAATGGCCGATAAAATTACCAAAGACAGCGTTATAGACGAAGCCAAAGTCGAACTTTCATCTATTCTCGACGATATTGATGAAAATAAATCTAAGATTGGTGAAAAACTGTATGAGGCTTACCAGGAAAGCAGAATTGTAGGTCAATGTAAATGCGGTGGTAACCTTGTTATGAAATATTCCTACAGGACCAAAGGTACATTTGTGGGGTGTTCTGCTTATCCAAAATGTAAGGTAACTTACCCTATACCTAGAGGTACCAACGTACTTAAAACCAAATGTGAAAAATGTGGGCTTCCAATGATATCATTTGGAAAACCGCGCCAAAGAGCATGTCTGGACCCAAAATGCGGTAGAAATGGTAAAGAATCAACAAATGAAGTTGTTGGTGTTTGTCCACAGTGTGGTGAGCATCTGATTAAGCGAATGGGTCGTTATGGTGAATTTATAGGCTGCAGTGGGTTCCCAAAATGCAGATTTACCAAGTCCGTTGAGGAGCAGGAAGCTAAATAA
- a CDS encoding CBS domain-containing protein, with protein sequence MDVKEIMVEGVETIDEDENLEIALKKSTEEGEGGSLIVEHDGEVVGIITTWDVLEEIGNDRNLKDIKVQDAMETHLVTIHTDDTVEHAAKEMVDHGIWRLPVEEAGQIVGIVSATDILVNRIRNIM encoded by the coding sequence ATGGATGTTAAAGAAATTATGGTAGAGGGAGTAGAAACCATAGATGAAGATGAAAATCTAGAAATTGCTTTAAAAAAATCTACAGAGGAAGGCGAAGGAGGAAGCCTTATAGTAGAACATGATGGAGAAGTAGTGGGAATAATTACAACATGGGATGTTTTGGAAGAAATCGGTAATGACCGTAATTTAAAGGATATTAAAGTTCAAGATGCAATGGAAACACACCTTGTAACAATTCATACCGATGATACAGTAGAGCATGCTGCCAAAGAAATGGTAGACCATGGTATCTGGAGATTACCAGTAGAAGAAGCTGGTCAAATCGTAGGTATTGTTAGTGCAACTGATATTCTTGTAAATAGAATACGGAACATCATGTAA
- a CDS encoding RlmE family RNA methyltransferase — MSEKWKIESKCEHYYKMAKKEKYRSRASYKLIQLNKKFRIIKPRDYVIDLGAAPGGWSQVALDIVGDNGKVVAVDLQRIRPFEHENFIQITGDFTKSETVEKIKDALEWNADVILSDAAPKLTGIKDIDQLKSIDIVENALKIADEVLKIDGSMIIKVFQGEGFQSLLKEVKKKFKIVKTTKPPSSRKKSVEMYLIALKKY; from the coding sequence ATGAGTGAAAAATGGAAAATTGAAAGTAAATGTGAACATTACTATAAAATGGCAAAAAAGGAAAAATACCGATCCAGAGCATCATACAAATTAATACAGCTCAATAAAAAATTCAGGATTATTAAACCTCGAGATTACGTGATAGATTTAGGTGCTGCGCCTGGAGGCTGGTCTCAAGTAGCGCTAGATATAGTTGGAGATAACGGAAAAGTTGTTGCTGTGGATCTTCAAAGAATCAGGCCCTTTGAGCATGAAAATTTTATCCAGATTACAGGAGATTTCACAAAAAGTGAAACTGTAGAAAAAATAAAAGATGCACTTGAATGGAATGCAGATGTGATTTTATCTGATGCTGCACCTAAATTAACTGGAATAAAGGATATTGATCAACTCAAATCTATTGACATCGTGGAAAATGCCTTAAAAATTGCAGATGAAGTCCTTAAAATTGACGGAAGTATGATTATAAAGGTTTTTCAGGGAGAAGGCTTTCAATCACTTCTTAAGGAGGTCAAAAAGAAATTTAAAATAGTTAAAACAACAAAACCTCCGTCTTCAAGGAAGAAAAGTGTTGAAATGTATTTAATAGCCTTGAAGAAATATTAG
- a CDS encoding STT3 domain-containing protein — MNVKETLFKLKPLLIILLLFSIVFLLRMDAVSISGVPHDYKSYFEDQNGFPYFSEMDSYYNYRLTQDYLNHGYLGDTIINGTSWDLHSYYPSGRSAEYPPLIIYITAFAYKLVNSFSNVPLNGIAVWLAPFVASLAVIPAYLFVRRLTNDYGGITAGILAGLAPWYFSHTFAGFFDTDMFAVLFPILIVGFFIVGALAKNIKTRSIYIMLSAISVLVYSMAWQEWWYMFYLVIGTGIIYLLISNYILKMETVKPSKEYPNKFKWFLDQPVLFSLVVFAVTGFLLVGIIMGFSEFTGIISSISQATQLQSSVQGTSYPNVYLSVREMLTPGFWNVVDGVGGILPFILGIMVVPFLLLKLSQNTHTKEVKAPKRKSKPRRKSKKRAKVAEEKRDTVEDPHITEDKKNYLLYAILFTIWLLGLGYLLTKGQRFIENFSVPVVLGAGILIGLLVPYFKEYIKDTRYSALAILFVIAVVAYSPAATAYTFSNQIIPSADDSMYELLTWIKDNTPPNTVLTSWWDFGHFFTAVGDRPVTFDGGSQNTPRAYWVGRALLTSNENLSVGILRMLTSSGEEGISTIENCTHDTGKSVEILNKILPVDKQAAQTILTKSYNLTPVQAQNVLQYTHPTNPAPYNLILSADMIIKAGVWSEFGNWNFQNGTGQGYGYSAQQASVSSLDGTVAIHAQNGIVAQINGTQITAGLAYTQNNQTQIMAPHKLIVIKNNQIVMNQIVSNQSQISILLAMDNNSCLAVAMNRELENSMFTRLYFENGAGLSRFKFAHSVGGYVVWNVN, encoded by the coding sequence ATGAATGTAAAAGAAACTTTATTCAAGCTTAAACCATTACTAATTATACTCCTGTTATTTTCAATTGTATTTCTACTTAGAATGGATGCAGTATCTATATCTGGAGTACCTCATGATTATAAATCATATTTTGAAGATCAAAACGGTTTTCCATACTTCAGTGAAATGGACTCTTACTATAACTACCGATTGACTCAGGACTATCTTAACCATGGCTATCTTGGAGATACAATAATAAATGGCACTTCATGGGATTTGCATTCTTATTATCCGTCAGGTAGATCAGCAGAGTACCCCCCGCTTATTATTTATATCACTGCGTTTGCATATAAGCTGGTGAATTCATTTTCAAATGTGCCTTTAAATGGAATTGCTGTATGGTTGGCTCCGTTTGTAGCTTCACTGGCTGTTATTCCTGCATATTTATTTGTGAGGAGGCTTACCAATGATTATGGGGGGATAACTGCAGGAATTTTAGCTGGTCTAGCGCCATGGTATTTCTCCCACACATTTGCAGGATTTTTTGACACTGACATGTTTGCCGTACTATTCCCGATTCTGATTGTCGGATTTTTTATTGTAGGTGCGCTTGCAAAGAATATCAAGACTAGATCGATTTATATAATGTTATCTGCTATTTCAGTACTTGTTTACTCAATGGCATGGCAAGAATGGTGGTATATGTTTTACCTTGTGATAGGTACTGGGATTATATATCTTTTAATTTCAAATTATATTCTCAAAATGGAGACAGTTAAACCATCTAAAGAGTATCCTAATAAGTTCAAATGGTTTCTAGATCAGCCGGTACTCTTTTCACTGGTAGTATTTGCGGTTACAGGATTTCTTTTAGTAGGTATCATCATGGGATTCTCCGAATTTACGGGTATTATTTCCAGTATTTCTCAAGCTACTCAATTACAGAGTTCAGTTCAAGGAACATCGTATCCAAATGTATATTTATCAGTTAGAGAGATGTTAACTCCTGGATTCTGGAATGTTGTAGATGGGGTAGGTGGAATATTACCATTTATACTGGGCATTATGGTTGTTCCTTTCCTTTTATTGAAACTAAGTCAGAATACTCATACAAAAGAAGTAAAAGCACCAAAAAGGAAGAGTAAACCTAGAAGAAAGTCTAAAAAAAGAGCAAAAGTTGCTGAAGAAAAAAGGGATACTGTAGAGGATCCTCATATAACAGAAGATAAAAAAAATTACCTTTTATACGCAATTTTATTTACAATATGGCTTTTGGGATTGGGTTACCTTTTAACCAAAGGTCAAAGATTTATTGAAAACTTTTCAGTCCCAGTAGTATTAGGTGCAGGAATTTTAATAGGTTTACTTGTACCTTACTTCAAAGAATACATAAAAGATACCAGATACTCTGCACTGGCCATTTTATTTGTAATTGCAGTTGTGGCATATTCACCTGCAGCAACAGCATATACATTTTCAAATCAGATAATTCCAAGCGCGGATGATTCAATGTATGAACTATTGACATGGATTAAAGATAACACGCCCCCAAATACGGTTTTAACTTCATGGTGGGATTTTGGCCATTTTTTCACTGCAGTAGGGGACAGGCCTGTCACGTTTGACGGCGGATCTCAAAATACTCCTCGTGCATACTGGGTTGGAAGGGCTCTGTTAACGAGCAACGAAAATCTATCTGTTGGAATACTTAGGATGCTGACTTCAAGCGGTGAGGAGGGTATTTCAACCATTGAAAATTGTACGCATGATACTGGTAAAAGTGTTGAAATATTGAACAAAATTTTACCAGTTGATAAACAGGCAGCCCAAACTATACTCACAAAAAGTTACAATTTAACTCCTGTTCAGGCTCAAAATGTGTTACAGTATACACATCCTACCAATCCTGCCCCATATAATCTTATATTAAGTGCAGATATGATTATTAAGGCAGGTGTGTGGTCCGAATTTGGAAATTGGAATTTCCAAAATGGAACTGGGCAGGGTTATGGTTATTCTGCACAGCAGGCATCTGTCAGCTCATTAGATGGTACTGTAGCGATTCATGCGCAAAATGGTATTGTTGCGCAGATAAATGGAACTCAGATAACTGCGGGATTGGCCTACACTCAGAATAATCAAACTCAAATAATGGCACCTCATAAGCTGATTGTAATTAAAAATAATCAAATAGTAATGAATCAAATTGTTTCTAATCAGAGCCAAATAAGCATACTTTTAGCGATGGACAATAACAGTTGCCTGGCTGTGGCTATGAACAGGGAACTTGAAAATTCCATGTTTACACGGTTGTACTTTGAAAATGGCGCAGGTTTAAGTAGATTCAAATTTGCACATTCTGTAGGGGGATATGTAGTTTGGAACGTGAATTAG